A single region of the Mycoplasma mycoides subsp. mycoides SC str. PG1 genome encodes:
- a CDS encoding DUF285 domain-containing protein, whose amino-acid sequence MSQWNTDNVDNMNYVFAYAESFNQDLSKWKATKAPFTTGFANEAGFKDNKRLWPQFRNKN is encoded by the coding sequence ATATCTCAGTGAAATACAGATAATGTAGATAATATGAACTATGTGTTTGCCTACGCAGAATCATTTAATCAAGACTTAAGTAAATGAAAAGCAACCAAAGCACCCTTTACAACTGGCTTTGCCAATGAAGCAGGTTTTAAGGATAACAAAAGATTATGACCTCAATTTAGGAATAAAAATTAA
- the murQ gene encoding N-acetylmuramic acid 6-phosphate etherase, translated as MKSNNILDIETENINKNSLDIDKKSTSEIIKIINNEDIKVAYAIKKELNQISNVIDLIFERFKKGGRLIYIGSGTSGRLGILDASEMYPTYGIDQNRIIGIIAGGNKAIKNPIEGAEDNEKLAIVDLNKIKLNSFDTVIGIASSGKTPYVLSALKYANKKDALSIGLCMVKNSEMTKIANQVISIKTGAEIITGSTRMKAGTATKLVCNMITTTLMIKLGKVYKNLMIDLVATNDKLKNRAFKIVKQLTSAKDQIIYKALAESNFSCKHAIVMILRKISYNESVLLLENCDNSLTKLLEEKV; from the coding sequence ATGAAAAGTAATAATATATTAGATATTGAAACTGAAAATATAAATAAAAATAGCTTAGACATTGATAAAAAGAGTACATCTGAAATAATAAAAATTATTAATAATGAAGATATAAAAGTTGCATATGCAATTAAAAAAGAATTAAATCAAATTTCAAATGTAATTGATCTAATCTTTGAACGTTTTAAAAAAGGTGGAAGATTAATTTACATTGGTTCAGGAACTTCAGGAAGACTAGGAATTTTAGATGCATCAGAAATGTATCCAACATATGGAATTGATCAGAATAGAATTATTGGAATTATTGCTGGGGGAAATAAAGCAATAAAAAATCCTATTGAAGGTGCTGAAGATAATGAAAAATTAGCAATAGTAGATTTAAATAAAATCAAATTAAACTCATTTGATACAGTTATTGGAATAGCTTCATCAGGAAAAACTCCTTATGTTCTTTCAGCATTGAAATATGCTAATAAAAAAGATGCTTTATCTATTGGTTTATGTATGGTTAAAAATTCAGAAATGACAAAAATAGCCAATCAAGTTATTAGTATTAAAACTGGAGCTGAAATAATAACTGGTAGTACAAGAATGAAGGCAGGAACTGCTACTAAGTTAGTATGTAATATGATAACAACAACACTGATGATTAAATTAGGAAAAGTTTATAAAAATTTAATGATAGACTTAGTAGCTACAAATGATAAATTAAAAAACCGTGCTTTTAAAATAGTCAAACAGTTAACAAGCGCTAAAGATCAAATAATATATAAAGCATTAGCTGAATCTAATTTTTCTTGTAAGCATGCAATTGTGATGATATTAAGAAAAATTTCTTATAATGAGAGTGTTTTATTATTAGAAAACTGTGATAATTCATTAACAAAATTATTAGAAGAAAAAGTATAA
- a CDS encoding PTS transporter subunit EIIC, with protein sequence MGNVGVNGLFPILAMAGMAQVGTGIALWFLANKKSLLRRQIQGAIIPAIFGIGEPMIYGITLPRIRLFITASIAAGFGGFFLGSIYLWGNVHFGLNSMFGPSGILATFMMTTQDKNIGLGVLIYLLGCLVSIIFGILVTLFGYSKISRIGISKMKEIYKNDQYKLGYKILLTVIFITIIGIFIYWIISCYKLPKQERIKLANIKVE encoded by the coding sequence GTGGGAAACGTAGGAGTAAATGGATTATTTCCAATTCTAGCAATGGCAGGTATGGCTCAAGTTGGAACTGGTATTGCTTTGTGATTTTTAGCAAATAAAAAAAGTTTGTTACGTCGTCAAATTCAAGGAGCAATAATTCCTGCTATTTTTGGCATTGGTGAACCAATGATTTATGGAATTACCCTTCCAAGAATTCGTCTATTTATTACAGCATCAATAGCTGCGGGTTTTGGTGGTTTTTTCTTAGGATCAATTTATTTATGAGGAAATGTTCATTTTGGTTTAAACTCAATGTTTGGTCCTAGTGGAATATTAGCAACCTTTATGATGACAACTCAAGATAAAAATATAGGTTTAGGTGTTCTTATTTATTTATTAGGTTGTTTAGTTTCAATTATTTTTGGAATACTAGTAACATTATTTGGCTATTCAAAAATATCTAGAATTGGAATTAGTAAAATGAAAGAAATATATAAAAATGATCAATACAAATTAGGTTATAAAATATTATTAACAGTTATTTTTATTACAATAATCGGTATTTTTATATATTGAATAATAAGTTGTTATAAATTACCAAAACAAGAAAGAATCAAACTTGCAAATATTAAGGTTGAGTAA
- a CDS encoding IS1634-like element IS1634 family transposase — MSIGVPRPDNKGFVYRLGYGYLHELKQYHDDPLAIIKAIIANFPLSWTKEQARTKLDEIFKEKKETKKEVLERFKGYEVVEKLFDYFNIFNDCSPTKSTTLKDVVLQLIYQRIKNPISVFNTYKTAKKEKIDTHSKNSFYRSLDYIAKNKDEILRNLNAKICANTNRKIDVLWFDATTTYFETFSREGYKKPGYSKDGKFKEDQIVIGMATDENGIPLHYKIFPGNVADPNTLIPFMLEIADIYEVNSVTIIADKGMSVNRNIRFLESKNWKYIISYRMKAGSKQFKEYILDEKDYINDGGLIYKTRDIASSCNKKRINGHFRRQIISFSQKRATKDKNDRDILIQNFTKKMNKDNLVSCDDLAGSKKYRFFKPINKGAFYELDIEKIQEDQKYDGYYVYETNRTDLSVKEVINLYSKQWQIESNFKTLKGKLSLRPMYLSTWNHIVGYICLCFISLVFLNYIIYILNSKLGLTGKSKITEHKVINVIKEVKEIEVFVNKQKIETIQVYNDELQESWQTYQILLELLTKEKVT; from the coding sequence TTATCAATTGGAGTGCCAAGACCAGATAACAAAGGTTTTGTATATAGATTGGGATATGGATATTTGCATGAATTAAAACAATATCACGATGATCCGCTAGCAATTATCAAAGCAATTATTGCAAACTTTCCATTGTCTTGAACAAAAGAACAAGCAAGAACTAAATTAGATGAAATTTTTAAAGAGAAAAAAGAAACCAAAAAAGAAGTTTTAGAAAGGTTTAAAGGTTACGAAGTAGTTGAAAAACTATTTGATTATTTCAATATTTTTAATGATTGTTCTCCCACAAAATCGACAACATTAAAAGATGTTGTTTTACAGTTGATTTATCAAAGAATTAAAAATCCAATAAGTGTTTTTAACACTTATAAGACAGCAAAAAAAGAAAAAATAGACACTCATTCAAAAAATTCATTTTATAGATCATTAGACTATATAGCAAAAAACAAAGATGAAATTTTAAGAAATTTAAATGCAAAAATTTGTGCAAATACCAATAGAAAAATTGATGTATTATGATTTGACGCAACAACTACTTATTTTGAAACATTTTCTCGTGAAGGTTATAAAAAACCTGGTTATTCAAAAGATGGAAAATTTAAAGAAGACCAGATTGTTATAGGTATGGCAACTGATGAAAATGGAATACCGTTACACTACAAAATATTTCCAGGAAATGTTGCTGATCCAAATACTTTAATACCATTTATGCTTGAAATTGCAGATATTTATGAAGTTAACAGTGTAACTATAATTGCTGACAAAGGAATGAGTGTTAATAGAAATATTAGATTTTTAGAATCTAAGAATTGAAAATACATAATCTCATACAGAATGAAAGCTGGAAGCAAACAATTTAAAGAGTATATATTAGATGAAAAAGATTATATAAATGATGGTGGTTTGATATACAAAACTCGTGATATTGCATCTTCATGCAATAAAAAAAGAATTAATGGACATTTTAGAAGACAAATAATTAGTTTTAGTCAAAAACGAGCAACTAAAGACAAAAACGATAGAGACATTTTAATTCAAAATTTCACTAAGAAAATGAATAAAGATAATCTTGTTTCTTGTGATGATTTAGCGGGATCTAAAAAATATAGATTCTTTAAACCTATAAACAAAGGTGCATTTTATGAACTTGACATAGAAAAAATACAAGAAGATCAAAAATATGATGGATACTATGTTTATGAAACAAATAGAACAGATTTATCAGTAAAAGAAGTTATTAATTTATATTCAAAACAATGACAAATTGAGTCTAATTTCAAGACATTAAAAGGTAAATTATCTCTTCGTCCAATGTATTTATCAACTTGAAACCATATTGTTGGTTACATTTGTTTATGTTTCATTTCATTAGTGTTTTTAAACTACATCATCTACATTCTAAATTCAAAATTAGGACTGACTGGAAAAAGCAAAATCACTGAGCATAAAGTGATTAATGTTATCAAAGAAGTTAAAGAAATTGAAGTATTTGTAAATAAACAAAAAATCGAAACTATACAAGTGTATAATGATGAGTTACAAGAAAGTTGGCAAACTTATCAAATATTATTAGAGCTTTTAACAAAAGAAAAAGTTACTTAG
- a CDS encoding PTS transporter subunit EIIB — translation MTKDPKITAKEILNIIKIDNINSYTNCLTRLRLNIKKNNIDLEKLKSIPNVLGVINVSSNELQIVLGSGFVNKVTEEFSQLLKANNSKDDKFMSASEVGDIVKQNLRTNKNWIQDFFTKFSKIFSPMIIGFIGAGILSGVGGIIQSSYGGTVNLKTAPAVVVSWFNALNLILNIWKNAFIIIVGWRTCEIWGGSGVLGAMTAALFSPVFSNSILPMIVINNKDSINYLGINITNPTTNWLTVGFRPVIKNDQIIFSYPSGNILGALLTAYASLWIEKIIRKFTPGILDTILTPTLTLFLLLIINIFLIIPISGYLYSAVAWFFSNLYTNPFGAFVLSTIFLLSVSFGVHQGFVPIYAILIEKTGVNGLFPILLRFPV, via the coding sequence ATGACTAAAGACCCTAAAATAACTGCTAAAGAAATTTTAAATATTATAAAAATTGATAATATTAATTCTTATACCAATTGTTTAACAAGATTACGTTTAAATATTAAAAAAAATAATATTGATCTTGAAAAATTAAAATCAATACCAAACGTATTAGGTGTTATAAATGTTTCTTCTAATGAATTACAAATAGTTTTAGGATCTGGATTTGTAAATAAAGTAACTGAAGAGTTTTCACAATTACTAAAAGCAAATAATTCAAAAGATGATAAATTTATGTCAGCTTCAGAAGTTGGTGATATTGTAAAACAAAATCTTAGAACTAACAAAAACTGAATTCAAGATTTTTTTACTAAGTTTTCTAAAATATTTTCACCAATGATAATAGGATTTATTGGTGCTGGAATTTTATCAGGAGTTGGTGGTATCATTCAATCATCATATGGAGGAACTGTTAATTTAAAAACAGCACCAGCTGTAGTTGTTTCATGATTTAATGCCTTAAATCTAATATTAAATATTTGAAAAAATGCATTTATTATCATTGTTGGCTGAAGAACTTGTGAAATTTGAGGTGGAAGTGGAGTTTTAGGAGCTATGACTGCTGCTTTATTTTCGCCAGTTTTTTCAAATAGTATTCTACCTATGATTGTAATTAATAACAAAGATAGTATTAATTATTTAGGAATTAATATAACAAATCCTACAACTAACTGATTAACTGTTGGTTTTAGACCCGTTATTAAAAATGATCAAATAATATTTTCATACCCATCAGGAAATATTCTAGGTGCTTTATTAACTGCATATGCATCATTATGAATAGAAAAAATAATTCGTAAATTTACACCTGGAATACTAGATACAATATTAACACCAACATTAACACTATTTTTACTACTTATTATTAATATATTTTTAATAATTCCAATTTCTGGATATTTATATAGTGCTGTTGCTTGATTTTTTTCAAACTTATATACTAATCCTTTTGGTGCATTTGTTTTATCTACTATCTTTTTATTATCTGTTTCTTTTGGTGTTCATCAAGGCTTTGTACCAATTTATGCTATTTTAATTGAAAAAACAGGAGTAAATGGATTATTTCCAATTCTCCTACGTTTCCCAGTTTAA
- a CDS encoding MurR/RpiR family transcriptional regulator, translating to MTEKQIIRTIKKISLDTDHRFCFIANYVLSNLDSIEKMTINQLAKATYTSVATINRFVKFLNLDGYKELVHIIKYFKNSLQGDQITYSLTSNSLILNAYNNIISSLDETSKLTIEQQDTIKNLISKIKKALKIAVFAVGGTFNIAKDFQQKLLRIGFNITAVNDFHNGYLLANQLNNNDLAIFVSYSGETLDLIKLAQVCIKNNVQIAVVCKATNNTLSNLSNYLINISSNEKIDRLVSTTSRFSLLFALDLIYIFLLSTDLKNYTELLEKTMISKF from the coding sequence ATGACTGAAAAACAAATAATAAGAACAATTAAAAAAATTAGTTTAGATACAGATCATCGTTTTTGTTTTATTGCAAATTATGTTTTAAGTAATTTAGATAGTATTGAAAAAATGACTATTAACCAATTAGCAAAAGCTACATATACATCAGTTGCAACTATTAATAGATTTGTTAAATTTTTAAATTTAGATGGATATAAAGAATTAGTTCATATTATTAAATATTTTAAAAATAGTTTGCAAGGTGATCAAATTACTTACTCACTTACTAGTAATTCACTAATACTTAATGCATATAATAATATAATTTCTAGTTTAGATGAAACTTCTAAATTAACAATAGAACAACAAGATACTATTAAAAATTTAATTAGTAAAATCAAAAAAGCTCTTAAAATAGCAGTCTTTGCTGTTGGTGGCACTTTTAATATTGCTAAAGATTTTCAACAAAAGTTATTACGAATTGGTTTTAACATCACAGCTGTTAATGATTTTCATAATGGTTATTTATTAGCTAATCAGTTAAATAATAATGATTTAGCAATATTTGTTTCATATTCTGGAGAAACACTTGATTTAATTAAATTAGCTCAAGTTTGTATTAAAAATAATGTTCAAATTGCTGTAGTATGTAAAGCAACCAATAATACACTTTCTAATTTATCTAATTACTTAATAAACATTAGTAGTAATGAAAAAATTGATCGTTTAGTTTCTACTACTAGTAGATTTTCTTTATTATTTGCTTTAGATCTTATTTACATATTTTTATTATCAACTGATTTAAAAAATTATACCGAGTTATTAGAAAAAACAATGATATCAAAATTTTAA
- the eno gene encoding phosphopyruvate hydratase gives MSRIERIFAREILDSRGTPTVEVEVWTEFGGYGCAKAPSGASTGVNEALELRDGDKARYNGKGVLKAVKNVNEIIAPKLIGVDALDQLTVDRIMLDLDGTEFKTKLGANGILAVSLAVAKSAASELDIPLYKYLGGVQAKKLPVPMLNVINGGEHADSAIDFQEFMIMPVGAKSFSEALRWSSETFQALKSLLKSKKDITAVGDEGGFAPNFEWAYEKHDLKSFKAKTPAEIALDLLVEAIKKAGYKPGKDGIMIAMDCASSELYLEDKKYHFKKIEKVTNQEWSLTTDEMISYLEKLVDNYPIISIEDGLAETDWEGFTKLTQKIGDKVQIVGDDLFTTNPKFIKQGINKKAANSTLIKLNQIGTLSETVEAITMTQKAGWTAVVSHRSGETEDTTIADLAVAFNTGQIKTGSMSRSDRIAKYNRLLQIESELDKNAVYDGLEAFYNLKK, from the coding sequence ATGTCAAGAATAGAAAGAATTTTCGCTCGTGAAATTCTAGATTCAAGAGGAACACCAACAGTTGAAGTTGAAGTTTGAACTGAATTTGGTGGATATGGTTGTGCTAAAGCTCCTTCTGGTGCTTCAACTGGAGTTAATGAAGCTTTAGAATTAAGAGATGGAGATAAAGCTCGTTATAATGGTAAAGGTGTATTAAAAGCAGTTAAAAATGTTAATGAAATAATTGCACCTAAACTAATTGGAGTTGATGCTTTAGATCAATTAACAGTAGATAGAATAATGTTAGATTTAGATGGAACAGAATTTAAAACTAAATTAGGAGCTAATGGAATTTTAGCTGTTTCTTTAGCTGTTGCAAAATCTGCTGCTAGTGAATTAGACATTCCATTATATAAATATTTAGGTGGAGTTCAAGCAAAAAAATTACCAGTTCCTATGTTAAATGTTATTAATGGTGGAGAACACGCTGATTCAGCAATTGACTTTCAAGAATTTATGATTATGCCAGTTGGAGCAAAATCATTTAGTGAAGCTTTAAGATGATCTTCTGAAACTTTTCAAGCTTTAAAATCATTATTAAAATCTAAAAAAGATATTACTGCTGTTGGAGATGAAGGTGGATTTGCACCTAATTTTGAATGAGCGTATGAAAAACACGATTTAAAATCATTTAAAGCAAAAACACCAGCTGAAATCGCTTTAGATCTATTAGTTGAAGCTATTAAAAAGGCAGGATACAAACCAGGAAAAGATGGAATTATGATCGCAATGGATTGTGCTTCATCTGAACTATATTTAGAAGATAAAAAATATCATTTTAAAAAAATTGAAAAAGTAACTAACCAAGAATGATCATTAACTACAGATGAAATGATTTCATATTTAGAAAAACTTGTTGATAATTATCCAATTATTTCAATTGAAGATGGATTAGCTGAAACTGACTGAGAAGGATTTACTAAATTAACTCAAAAAATTGGTGATAAAGTTCAAATTGTTGGAGATGACTTATTTACAACAAACCCTAAATTTATTAAACAAGGTATTAATAAAAAAGCTGCAAACTCAACTTTAATTAAACTAAACCAAATTGGTACTTTAAGTGAAACTGTTGAAGCAATCACTATGACTCAAAAAGCGGGATGAACTGCAGTTGTATCACATAGATCTGGAGAAACTGAAGATACAACTATTGCTGATTTAGCTGTTGCATTTAACACAGGACAAATTAAAACTGGATCAATGTCAAGAAGTGATAGAATTGCAAAATACAATAGATTATTACAAATTGAATCTGAACTTGATAAAAATGCTGTATATGATGGATTAGAAGCATTTTATAATTTAAAAAAATAA
- a CDS encoding phosphatase PAP2 family protein gives MKNKINHYYIYSGIVFIILISLFIIGSVYDFKIASFKRSENLNLAVFISNLGVIIPSIPLTIALIYLIKSLKLKNKLKINNIIETLIYFIIPLGFIIFNFLYEKQSIVYSIISNLLCLIIISSLIYYFHINKEIISNPDLSIYKAVIVLITIISLLIVINILKLTFNRPRPTNLELYRNWWNIKWTSWKHNSFPSGHTYSATTLLFVLLLFNKINKKAYLWISFTWILIIIIAMSRIVLNKHFLTDVVFSVLLSFTISTIILIINHKKGKLFI, from the coding sequence ATGAAAAATAAGATTAATCATTATTATATATATTCTGGAATTGTTTTTATTATTTTAATTAGTTTATTTATTATAGGAAGTGTGTATGATTTTAAAATTGCAAGTTTTAAAAGATCAGAAAACTTAAACTTAGCAGTTTTTATATCAAATTTAGGTGTTATTATTCCATCTATTCCTTTAACAATAGCTTTAATTTATCTTATTAAAAGCTTAAAGCTAAAAAATAAACTAAAAATTAATAATATAATAGAAACTTTAATTTATTTTATTATTCCTTTAGGATTTATTATTTTTAACTTTTTATATGAAAAGCAAAGTATAGTTTATTCAATTATTAGTAATTTATTATGTTTGATAATTATTAGTAGTTTAATTTATTATTTTCATATAAATAAAGAAATTATTAGTAATCCTGATTTAAGTATTTATAAAGCAGTAATAGTACTAATAACTATTATAAGTTTATTAATTGTAATAAATATTTTAAAATTAACATTTAATAGACCAAGACCCACTAATTTAGAACTATATAGAAATTGATGAAATATCAAATGAACTTCATGAAAACATAACTCGTTTCCATCAGGTCATACTTATTCAGCAACAACTTTATTATTTGTTTTGTTATTATTTAATAAAATAAATAAAAAAGCCTATTTATGAATTAGTTTTACTTGAATATTAATAATAATTATAGCTATGTCAAGAATTGTATTAAATAAACATTTTTTAACTGATGTTGTTTTTTCTGTGTTATTATCATTTACAATATCAACAATCATTTTGATAATTAATCACAAGAAAGGCAAGTTATTTATTTAG
- the ruvX gene encoding Holliday junction resolvase RuvX: MTQSIIALDIGSKTIGLAYSSGVIASSLDTIRFEEYNFDQGLRQLESYLKKYNPTIIVVGYPKNMNNTIGERAEMVDYVIEMFLDMYKNFNKDQIIRIDERRTTKIAKNILIQANLTREKQKKYKDSLAAQLILELYLESRKL, translated from the coding sequence ATGACACAAAGTATTATTGCACTTGATATTGGCAGTAAAACTATTGGTTTAGCTTATAGTAGTGGAGTTATTGCTTCAAGTTTAGATACTATTAGATTTGAAGAATATAACTTTGATCAAGGCTTAAGACAACTAGAATCTTATTTAAAAAAATATAATCCAACTATTATAGTAGTTGGTTATCCAAAAAATATGAACAATACTATTGGAGAACGTGCTGAAATGGTTGATTATGTTATTGAAATGTTTTTAGATATGTATAAAAATTTTAATAAAGATCAAATTATTAGAATTGATGAAAGAAGAACTACAAAAATAGCTAAAAATATTTTAATTCAAGCTAATTTGACTAGAGAAAAACAAAAAAAATATAAAGATAGTTTAGCAGCACAGCTAATTTTAGAACTATATTTAGAAAGTAGGAAATTATAG
- the hpt gene encoding hypoxanthine phosphoribosyltransferase, producing MQKLHPLVKEVLFTRDQIQKRTKEIAKEVESYYKDKPLKDNSLLVVGLLKGCVPFYTDFCMVCDLTMEMDFMVVSSYHGSTSSNSAPKINLDLNTDVKDRDILIVEDIIDTGFTLKYVKEYLLNKGAKSVKILTMLDKPSGRKIDLTADWVCFTIDPCFVIGYGLDYQEKIRNLPYVAVCDTTKLDDWKW from the coding sequence ATGCAAAAATTACACCCATTAGTAAAAGAAGTTTTATTTACAAGAGATCAAATTCAAAAAAGAACTAAAGAAATTGCAAAAGAAGTTGAAAGTTATTATAAAGATAAACCTTTAAAAGATAACAGTTTATTAGTTGTTGGTTTATTAAAAGGTTGTGTACCTTTTTATACAGATTTTTGTATGGTTTGTGATTTAACAATGGAAATGGATTTTATGGTTGTTTCATCTTATCATGGATCAACTAGTTCAAATTCAGCTCCAAAAATTAATTTAGATTTAAATACTGATGTAAAAGATCGTGATATTTTAATTGTTGAAGATATTATTGATACTGGATTTACTTTAAAATACGTTAAAGAATATTTATTAAATAAAGGTGCTAAAAGTGTTAAAATACTAACTATGTTAGATAAACCAAGTGGTAGAAAAATTGATTTAACTGCTGATTGAGTTTGTTTTACAATTGATCCATGTTTTGTTATTGGGTATGGATTAGATTATCAAGAAAAAATTAGAAACTTACCATATGTAGCAGTTTGTGATACAACTAAATTAGATGATTGAAAATGATAA
- a CDS encoding MIP/aquaporin family protein, translating to MLEQIILTELFGTALLVLLGNGIVANVVLKGTKGQNAGWISITAGWGFAVFIAAGISVGLGGVAHLNPAVTIMFAIKAADNSFGFNAKALTQISGVAMFFIVLIVQFIGAILGSIFVDLLYWKHILATKSDNDFQPRVLAIHSTGATHKAPIFNFLMEFVGTIVLLVGIWGLNATKTSAFTAIGPLAIGLLVFGIGLSLGGTTGYAINPARDLGPRLVHTFLPLKDKGSSEWKYSWIPGLGPIAAAIFIGLIAMAVKIA from the coding sequence ATGTTAGAACAGATTATTTTAACAGAGTTATTTGGAACTGCATTATTAGTTCTTTTAGGTAACGGTATTGTAGCAAATGTTGTACTAAAAGGAACTAAAGGACAAAATGCAGGTTGAATCTCAATAACAGCTGGTTGAGGATTTGCAGTATTTATTGCTGCTGGAATTTCAGTTGGATTAGGTGGAGTTGCTCATCTAAATCCAGCAGTAACAATTATGTTTGCTATAAAAGCAGCAGATAATTCATTTGGATTTAATGCTAAAGCATTAACACAAATCTCAGGAGTTGCAATGTTTTTCATTGTATTAATCGTACAATTTATTGGAGCAATATTAGGTTCAATCTTTGTAGATTTACTTTACTGAAAACACATTTTAGCAACTAAATCAGATAATGATTTTCAACCTAGAGTTTTAGCAATTCACTCAACTGGAGCTACTCATAAAGCACCTATTTTCAACTTCTTAATGGAATTTGTTGGAACTATAGTTCTATTAGTAGGTATTTGAGGATTAAATGCTACTAAAACTTCAGCATTTACAGCTATTGGTCCATTAGCTATTGGTTTATTAGTATTTGGTATTGGTCTATCACTAGGTGGAACAACTGGATATGCAATTAACCCAGCTCGTGATCTAGGACCAAGACTAGTTCATACATTTTTACCTTTAAAAGATAAAGGTTCATCTGAATGAAAATATTCATGAATTCCAGGGCTAGGTCCAATAGCTGCTGCAATTTTTATTGGATTAATTGCAATGGCTGTTAAAATAGCTTAA